One Mangifera indica cultivar Alphonso chromosome 4, CATAS_Mindica_2.1, whole genome shotgun sequence genomic region harbors:
- the LOC123214040 gene encoding 2-C-methyl-D-erythritol 4-phosphate cytidylyltransferase, chloroplastic: protein MGLLLLNLTPPSLSLIPDTHRMLTKTGHKNQIFGLPRKARIASSRICCSAKLDNSSVVVKEKSVSVILLAGGKGKRMAASMPKQYLPLLGQPIALYSFYTFSRLPEVKEIVVVCDPSYQDVFADSKEKISVDLKFTLPGKERQDSVHSGFQAIDSNSELVCIHDSARPLVTAGDVEKVLKDGWLIGAAVLGVPAKATIKEANNESFVVRTLDRKTLWEIQTPQVIKPELLKKGFELVNREGLEVTDDVSIIEHLKHPVYITEGSYTNIKVTTPDDLLLAERILNMNLEPANKV from the exons ATGGGGCTTCTTCTACTCAACTTGACTCCTCCATCTCTTTCTCTCATTCCAGACACTCATCGAATGCTCACCAAAACTG gtcataaaaatcaaatctttggTTTACCAAGGAAGGCCAGAATTGCCTCATCCAGGATTTGTTGTTCTGCAAAGCTTGATAAT AGTTCTGTTGTTGTGAAAGAGAAAAGTGTCTCAGTTATTCTTTTGGCTGGGGGGAAGGGCAAGAGAATGGCT GCAAGCATGCCAAAGCAGTATCTACCACTCTTGGGACAACCAATTGCTTTGTATAG TTTCTACACTTTCTCACGCTTGCCTGAAGTGAAGGAAATTGTTGTAGTTTGTGATCCATCCTACCAAGATGTCTTTGCAG ATTCCAAAGAAAAAATCAGTGTAGACCTTAAATTCACACTGCCGGGGAAGGAGAGGCAGGATTCTGTTCATAGTGGATTTCAG GCAATTGATTCAAATTCTGAGCTTGTTTGCATCCATGATTCTGCAAGACCTCTGGTAACAGCTGGGGATGTAGAAAAG GTCCTTAAGGATGGTTGGCTGATTGGAGCAGCTGTACTTGGTGTTCCTGCCAAAGCTACAATTAAAGAG GCAAACAATGAATCTTTTGTAGTCAGAACCCTAGACCGGAAAACACTTTGGGAAATTCAAACTCCTCAG GTGATTAAACCTGAATTGCTTAAAAAAGGTTTCGAACTTGTTAATAG GGAAGGTCTTGAAGTCACTGATGATGTGTCAATCATAGAGCATCTTAAGCATCCTGTATACATCACTGAAGGATCCTACACAAACATCAAG GTTACAACCCCTGATGATTTGTTACTTGCAGAAAGAATATTGAATATGAACTTGGAGCCTGCAAATAAAGTTTAG
- the LOC123214039 gene encoding protein STICHEL, with protein sequence MAEMRNKLQLKRELTQIKKASRVLRDPGTTSSWKSPLSSSRSIAAVAAAAAAAASGSGSSGWKNNKQLVDENTNVNMNGSVREKKVFLYNWKNHKSSSEASAIARKDEDDDYVDEDDEREGSSSVIKSFDDSCSDARNGGGGGGDIDSKSDTFLGDKRSSSMILRCRDANLASLATPSMRRALGAKTKSKLINSHLDSLSRYHKKQLVLARNSVHSKLRLRAVHPSMTLGLGRHDSVEQSDDTEDYCNSEDLRKYLGASPLLLKLKHKNWSHSSPKFLRNSGKDDSSYSYSTPALSTSSYNRYVNQNPSRIGFWDATTASVNDNDDEVDDHFDFPGRQGCGIPCYWSKRTPKHRGVCGSCCSPSLSDTLRRKGSSIFCGSQSMRHGRRRSSSISNKRRMASRSAQGILPLLTNSGDGSTGSSIGTGRSDDELSTNYGELDLEALSRLDGRRWSSSCRSQDGHEIVALNGEEDGTLENIRSLSQKYKPMFFDELIGQNIVVQSLANAVSRGRIAPVYLFQGPRGTGKTSTAKIFAASLNCLATEETKPCGFCRECSDFMSRKSRDFFEVDGTNKKGVDRVRYLLKNLSIESPLASSRYRVFVIDECHLLPSKTWLAFLKFLEEPLQRVVFIFITTDIDNVPRTIQSRCQKYYFNKIKDGEIVNRLRKISAEENLDVELDALNLIALNADGSLRDAETMLDQLSLLGKRITTSLVNELVGVVSDDKLLELLELAMSSDTAETVKRARELMDSGVDPMVLTSQLASLIMDIIAGTYNIGGRSLTEVELERLKHALKLLSEAEKQLRVSSERSTWFTATLLQLGLMPSPELSLSGSSRRQSSKTTEEDPSSASREATVHQWKLGGAQYMHRDSASPASVHELLNGNSIHQGELFSWIDGHNSYSKPSHSQLKDSGALAASNDNGTVGNMIITCRNSEKLRDIWAKCIERCHSKTLKQLLRAHGKLLSISEVEGVFVAFVAFGDSAIKSRVERFLSSITNSIEFVLRRNVEVRIILFPDDEVSLNGGILNDLPKGLKQTQKAAAVERERKAVCSNANNKYSLSDLQLMPHKLSRGNFDELGSEDYSNCSPFQAGTFQSTSRSLELLAEGNSGLIGTKERPEIPMQRIESIICEQRLETAWLQAAEKGTSESLSHLRPEKNQVLPQEGIYIQNHIESILSSGLPSKQWEDQLNQELRALKLEDERVLQKDQNGKRGDHYPMSPSLLHESNFMGNFSKESLGYESGSAAGGCSGLFCWNNGKTHKRGKVKGTLVRARKSGRFSLFGDCAKGKKSESRLRR encoded by the exons ATGGCTGAAATGAGAAACAAGCTTCAGTTGAAGAGAGAGCTGACACAGATAAAGAAAGCATCCAGGGTTTTGCGTGATCCGGGGACAACTTCATCGTGGAAGTCACCTTTGAGTTCGTCCAGATCTATAGCAGCagtagcagcagcagcagcagcagcagcttcGGGGTCTGGTTCTTCTGGTTGGAAGAACAACAAGCAATTGGTTGATGAAAACACCAATGTGAATATGAATGGGAGTGTGAGAGAGAAGAAGGTGTTCTTGTATAATTGGAAGAATCACAAGTCCTCAAGTGAAGCAAGTGCAATTGCGAGAAAGGATGAAGACGATGATTATGTTGACGAGGATGATGAGCGTGAAGGGTCTTCTTCTGTCATTAAGAGTTTTGATGATAGTTGCAGTGATGCAAGaaatggtggtggtggtggtggggaCATTGATTCAAAGAGTGATACTTTTTTGGGTGATAAAAGGTCTTCTTCTATGATTTTGAGATGTAGAGATGCAAATCTTGCCTCGTTGGCAACTCCATCTATGAGAAGAGCTCTGGGAGCCAAGACGAAGAGTAAGTTAATCAATTCCCATTTAGATTCTTTATCTAGATATCATAAAAAACAACTGGTTCTTGCTAGGAATTCAGTTCATTCTAAATTAAGATTGCGAGCAGTTCATCCTTCGATGACATTAGGTTTAGGCAGACATGATTCTGTTGAGCAATCTGATGATACTGAAGACTATTGTAATTCGGAAGATTTACGCAAATATTTGGGGGCTTCCCCATTGCTTTTAAAACTCAAGCATAAGAATTGGTCACATTCATCGCCTAAATTTTTGAGAAATAGCGGGAAAGACGACTCTTCCTATTCCTATAGTACACCTGCATTGTCAACTAGTTCTTATAATAGGTATGTTAATCAAAATCCAAGCAGGATTGGATTTTGGGATGCCACAACAGCATCAGtgaatgataatgatgatgaagtGGATGATCATTTCGATTTTCCGGGTCGCCAAGGATGTGGGATTCCTTGCTATTGGTCTAAGAGGACGCCGAAACATAGAGGGGTCTGTGGGAGTTGTTGCTCTCCTTCCCTTTCAGATACTTTACGGAGGAAAGGGAGTAGCATATTCTGTGGGAGTCAGAGTATGCGTCATGGAAGAAGACGTTCGTCATCCATTTCTAATAAACGGAGAATGGCTTCTAGAAGCGCTCAAGGTATTCTGCCGTTACTTACCAACAGTGGTGATGGGAGCACAGGGTCATCCATAGGAACTGGGCGTAGTGATGATGAGCTCTCAACAAACTATGGGGAGCTTGATTTGGAAGCTTTAAGTAGACTGGATGGAAGGAGGTGGTCATCAAGCTGTAGGAGTCAAGATGGGCATGAGATTGTGGCTCTAAATGGAGAAGAGGATGGTACACTGGAAAACATAAGGAGTCTAAGCCAGAAGTATAAGCCAATGTTCTTTGATGAACTGATTGGGCAGAATATTGTGGTTCAATCACTTGCAAATGCTGTTTCAAGGGGAAGAATTGCTCCTGTTTATCTATTTCAAGGCCCTCGAGGGACTGGGAAAACATCAACAGCTAAGATCTTTGCTGCATCTCTAAATTGTCTGGCTACTGAAGAAACAAAGCCATGTGGGTTTTGTAGAGAATGCTCTGATTTCATGTCCAGAAAAAGCAGGGATTTCTTTGAAGTTGATGGCACTAATAAGAAAGGAGTTGACAGAGTTAGGTACCTTTTAAAAAACCTGTCAATTGAATCCCCATTAGCCTCTTCACGGTATAGGGTTTTTGTTATCGATGAGTGTCACTTGTTGCCCTCTAAGACATGGCTGGCATTTCTCAAATTTCTCGAAGAACCATTGCAGCGAGTTGTGTTCATATTCATAACAACCGATATTGACAATGTGCCCCGTACCATACAGTCACGGTGTCAGAAGTactatttcaacaaaataaaagatgGTGAGATTGTAAACAGGTTGAGGAAAATTTCTGCTGAAGAGAATCTGGATGTTGAATTAGATGCATTGAATTTGATTGCTTTGAATGCTGATGGTTCTCTTCGAGATGCAGAAACAATGTTAGATCAGCTGAGTTTGCTGGGAAAAAGAATAACTACATCTCTTGTAAACGAACTT GTTGGGGTCGTTTCAGATGATAAGTTACTGGAACTTTTGGAATTGGCAATGTCATCAGACACTGCTGAGACAGTAAAAAGAGCCAGAGAGTTGATGGACTCCGGAGTCGATCCGATGGTTTTGACGTCTCAACTGGCAAGCCTTATAATGGATATCATTGCTGGAACTTACAATATCGGAGGAAGGAGTT TAACTGAAGTGGAGTTAGAGAGATTAAAGCATGCTTTGAAGCTTCTTTCAGAGGCCGAGAAACAGCTAAGGGTTTCAAGTGAACGCTCGACATGGTTCACAGCAACTTTATTGCAGCTTGGTTTAATGCCTTCTCCAGAACTCTCCCTGTCAGGTAGCAGCAGGCGGCAGAGCTCTAAAACAACCGAGGAAGATCCTTCAAGTGCTTCAAGAGAAGCTACTGTTCACCAGTGGAAATTGGGTGGTGCTCAATATATGCATCGTGATTCAGCTTCTCCTGCTTCTGTACATGAACTATTAAATGGAAATAGCATTCATCAGGGGGAATTATTTTCATGGATTGATGGTCATAATTCTTATTCCAAGCCATCACATAGCCAATTGAAGGACTCTGGTGCCTTAGCTGCTTCAAATGATAATGGCACGGTTGGCAATATGATTATTACATGCAGAAATTCAGAAAAGCTTAGAGATATCTGGGCAAAGTGTATTGAAAGGTGCCACTCAAAGACACTGAAGCAGCTACTGCGAGCCCATGGAAAGCTTTTGTCTATCTCTGAAGTTGAAG GTGTTTTTGTTGCCTTTGTCGCATTTGGGGACTCGGCTATTAAATCTAGAGTAGAAAGATTTTTGAGCAGTATCAccaattcaattgaatttgtTCTGAGACGAAATGTGGAGGTTAGAATAATCCTTTTCCCAGATGATGAGGTTTCTTTAAATGGTGGAATTTTGAATGATTTACCAAAAGGTCTGAAGCAGACACAAAAAGCTGCAGCAgttgagagagaaagaaaggcaGTTTGTTCAAATGCAAACAATAAATATTCTCTTTCAGACTTACAACTGATGCCCCACAAGTTATCCAGAGGAAATTTTGATGAGTTGGGATCAGAAGATTATTCTAATTGTTCCCCATTTCAGGCTGGAACCTTTCAATCTACCAGTAGATCATTGGAATTGCTGGCTGAGGGCAATTCTGGACTTATTGGTACAAAAGAGAGACCGGAGATTCCAATGCAGAGAATAGAATCCATTATCTGTGAGCAGAGGTTAGAAACTGCTTGGTTACAGGCTGCAGAGAAAGGCACATCTGAATCGTTGAGTCATTTGAGACCTGAGAAGAATCAAGTACTGCCTCAGGAGGGTATctatatacaaaatcatatagaATCCATTCTTTCATCAGGATTGCCGTCAAAGCAATGGGAAGATCAACTAAATCAGGAACTCAGAGCATTGAAGCTTGAAGATGAAAGAGTGCTTCAAAAAGACCAGAATGGTAAAAGGGGTGATCATTATCCTATGTCACCAAGCTTATTGCATGAAAGCAACTTTATGGGCAATTTCAGCAAAGAGAGCCT GGGATATGAATCAGGGTCAGCAGCTGGAGGTTGCAGTGGACTTTTCTGTTGGAATAATGGCAAAACTCATAAGAGGGGAAAG GTCAAAGGAACCTTAGTTCGAGCACGCAAAAGTGGGCGGTTTTCATTATTTGGTGACTGTGCAAAGGGAAAGAAAAGTGAGAGCAGACTCAGAAGATAA
- the LOC123212766 gene encoding phenylacetaldehyde reductase, translating into MTEVSKEAVCVTGANGFIGSWLVQTLLTTGYTTIHATIYPGSDPSHLFTLQSASKANIKVFEADILDEGAVLRAVEGCSGVFHVASPCTLEDPQDPQKELVLPAVQGTLNVLEAAKKIKVRRVVLTSSISALVPNPAWPHNKVFDETSWTDLDYCKSRQKWYAVSKTLAEKVAWEFAEKNGIDVVAIHPATCLGPLLQPYLNASCAVLQQLLQGSKDPQEFHWLGAVHVKDVAKAQVLLFESPAASGRYLCTNGIYQFSEFAERVSKLFPKFPVHRFDGETHPGLVSCKDAAKRLMNLGLIFTPVEDAVSETVESLEAKGFLVQKMSHS; encoded by the exons ATGACAGAGGTCAGCAAGGAAGCAGTGTGTGTGACTGGAGCCAACGGGTTTATCGGCTCATGGCTGGTCCAGACCCTTCTCACCACCGGCTACACCACCATTCACGCTACCATCTATCCGGGCTCTGACCCATCTCATCTCTTTACTCTCCAATCTGCCTCCAAGGCCAACATCAAAGTCTTCGAGGCTGACATTCTAGATGAGGGGGCAGTTTTAAGGGCAGTGGAGGGTTGCTCAGGGGTCTTCCACGTGGCATCTCCATGTACCTTGGAGGATCCTCAGGACCCACAAAAGGAACTTGTTTTGCCTGCTGTACAAGGTACTCTTAATGTGTTGGAGGCTGCTAAGAAAATCAAGGTGAGGCGTGTGGTGCTCACGAGCTCTATTTCTGCTCTTGTGCCTAACCCCGCTTGGCCTCATAATAAAGTGTTTGATGAGACTTCGTGGACTGACCTTGATTATTGCAAGTCTCGCCAG AAATGGTACGCTGTGTCAAAGACATTGGCAGAGAAAGTGGCATGGGAATTTGCTGAGAAGAATGGGATTGATGTCGTGGCTATCCACCCGGCTACATGTCTGGGTCCGCTTCTCCAACCTTATTTGAATGCGAGCTGTGCTGTGTTGCAGCAGTTGTTGCAGGGTTCAAAAGATCCTCAAGAGTTTCATTGGTTGGGAGCTGTGCATGTCAAAGATGTTGCAAAGGCGCAAGTGTTGCTGTTTGAATCGCCTGCTGCTTCTGGTAGATATCTTTGCACCAATGGTATCTATCAGTTTAGTGAATTTGCTGAAAGAGTTTCCAAGCTCTTCCCCAAGTTTCCGGTTCACAG ATTTGATGGGGAAACTCATCCAGGTCTGGTTTCCTGCAAAGATGCGGCCAAGAGACTAATGAATCTGGGACTTATTTTCACACCAGTCGAAGATGCTGTTTCTGAGACAGTTGAAAGTCTTGAAGCTAAAGGCTTCCTTGTGCAGAAAATGTCACATTCTTAa
- the LOC123212759 gene encoding probable methyltransferase At1g29790 produces the protein MGNGAHDDYAKKQAKQQPHNKYKLKILLLVIFTNLLTIYIFSGPSLNWKLTGYSNHFSLPLWGSSILLQELNSTKLELAASHSFIVELQQQLKSTNLLVEALLIELTREQEHSTQKVAGVSGGKFNADLIVRLPNELRAALGPHKLPLGKSPTTGLDEVNSPVGAGCFKFQEELVQYMTYEIGGECPVDDVFAQRLLLKGCEPLPRRRCHPKSPVNYVEPTPFPESLWAKAPDTSIIWDPYTCKSYQCLIDRNNAPGVFDCKDCFDLQGREKNRWLFDRGLDYGIDQVLNTKPRRTIRIGLDIGGGSGTFAARMRERNVTVVTTSMNFDGPFNSFIASRGLIPMHVSVFQRLPFFENTLDIVHSMHVLSNWIPDAMLQFTLFDIYRVLRPGGLFWLDHFFCFGSQLNETYVPMFNRIGFRKLRWNTGMKLDRGIDKNEWYFSALLEKPMS, from the coding sequence ATGGGAAATGGAGCTCATGACGATTATGCTAAAAAGCAAGCAAAACAGCAGCCTCACAACAAGTATAAACTCAAGATTCTTTTGCTTGTTATTTTTACAAATCTTCTCACTATATACATCTTCAGTGGCCCTTCTTTAAACTGGAAGTTAACTGGGTACAGCAACCACTTTTCTCTCCCTCTTTGGGGCTCTTCCATTCTCTTGCAGGAGCTCAACTCTACTAAATTGGAGCTTGCAGCTAGTCATTCCTTCATTGTTGAGTTGCAGCAGCAGCTCAAGTCTACTAATCTGCTTGTAGAGGCCTTGTTGATTGAGCTTACAAGAGAACAGGAACATTCGACTCAGAAGGTAGCGGGTGTGTCTGGTGGGAAGTTCAATGCTGACTTAATTGTCAGATTGCCTAATGAACTGAGGGCTGCATTAGGTCCTCACAAGCTTCCCTTAGGGAAGTCTCCAACAACAGGATTGGATGAAGTAAACTCGCCGGTTGGGGCAGGCTGCTTTAAGTTTCAAGAGGAGTTGGTTCAGTATATGACATATGAGATTGGCGGGGAGTGTCCTGTAGATGATGTTTTTGCACAGAGGCTTTTGCTTAAAGGCTGTGAACCATTGCCTCGTAGGAGATGCCATCCTAAGTCCCCTGTCAATTATGTTGAGCCGACGCCATTTCCAGAAAGTCTATGGGCAAAAGCACCAGACACCAGCATCATTTGGGATCCTTACACCTGCAAAAGCTACCAGTGCCTCATTGACCGAAACAATGCGCCAGGTGTCTTTGATTGCAAAGATTGCTTTGACCTGCAGGGCAGAGAGAAGAATAGATGGCTCTTTGACAGAGGCCTGGATTATGGCATTGATCAAGTTCTGAACACGAAACCTCGAAGGACAATCCGAATTGGACTTGATATAGGAGGAGGATCCGGCACATTTGCTGCTAGAATGAGGGAGAGGAATGTGACAGTTGTCACAACTTCAATGAATTTTGATGGTCCATTCAACAGCTTTATTGCTTCAAGAGGGTTGATACCAATGCATGTTAGTGTTTTCCAGAGGCTTCCTTTCTTTGAAAACACACTGGATATAGTACATTCGATGCACGTCCTAAGCAACTGGATCCCAGATGCCATGCTTCAGTTCACACTCTTTGACATCTATAGAGTGCTGAGGCCAGGAGGGCTTTTCTGGCTTGACCACTTCTTCTGCTTTGGATCACAGCTAAACGAAACTTATGTTCCAATGTTCAATAGGATTGGATTCAGGAAACTCAGATGGAATACTGGTATGAAGCTTGATCGGGGAATTGACAAGAATGAATGGTACTTTTCAGCTCTGCTGGAGAAACCAATGAGCtga